In Brassica napus cultivar Da-Ae chromosome A3, Da-Ae, whole genome shotgun sequence, the sequence ATAAACAAAACATAACATTAAAATATGCtaaattatttcaaaacatAATTCATCATATATCATTACAAATGACTCAACGAAAAAACAACATTGCAATAAGAACATATTGGTGTTATACATTCGTTCTTACTCAAAAAGTACTAAAACCCAATACAAAAAATGGAGATAGCTACATTATTAGCCAGACTTGGTTTTTCCAATCCTCATCAAAGCAATGTAAGCAACTACTCTATAACCAACAAGCATCAAAGCCAAGGCAAACGCAGAGACTAATCCACCATGAAACCCTATGTGCTTAATACCTTCAAAGTCGCCAACATAACACTTCAATTTCCCATTTTCACCACAAGGATACCACTCACTCTCCGTGTACTGACCCAATATCACCAGTTTATAGGTATAGTAACCTATTGATACGTATttaatccaagagatgaacacTGGGACATTTCGAACGTAGAATCCTCCAGCTAACAAAAACGTCAGCATTATAACTGACCCGAGTGTCGTGGCTGTCTTCTGGTCCATCACTAGGGCACCTAGGGCTAGTCCTAGCCCACCAGAGACAAGGACGTGGAGAAGAAGGATCAGAAGGGTCAGAAAGAAGTTTACAGGTTTTGGGTTTAAACCAGCCATCCAATATGTGATGATGAGAAAAATGGTTGGTAGAATAAGCTCCATTGGGAGATCCCCGACAACACGGGACATGAAGTAAGACGAGAGCCTGTACATTCCCGAGGATCGTTCTTTCTCAAGCATTTTTCTCTCTTGGGGAAACGTGAAGATTTGTTGGAAAAGTGGGAAGAACGCCCAGAAAGATGACATAAAGAACAATAGCCCTAGCTGCAACAATAACACAAGTACACATCacctatattttattttgataaaatgtaaataaattatattaccaAAATAAAATGGTTACATATGCTAAGTTGGCCGAGTACTTCTATggccaaaaaaataaacaacagAGAAGCTAATGTTTGTTACAGTCAAGAGATGCTAACAATTAGAACCTATTAGCCATGTGAAAACCAAAGAGACAAAAGATTGATGCATCCTTTGTCATATCTACACAAAGTGTTCACATCACCTATATGTATCTACACAATGAAAATAGACCCACAAAAAGTGTATCGAGTTAAAGCTTAATACCTGATCTTGTAAGTGAGCAAGGTCCGTTTTCCACCAAAGGAGACCACATAGGAAAGACACGAACAAAACCTGACCAATCTTTAGGCCAGAGAAAGAATCATGTCGCCTTTGCTTAAGGCCTCTCTTCGAAAGAACGCAGAACTGCTGCCACCACGTTGTTGGCCAGTCTCCAAAACGTTTGGAATCTCCAAGACTCTCTACTGATTGGTTATATTGATCGTCTTGCCCTTTCAGATCATTGATAACATTGCCCAACAGATTTGTCTTGTAAACCGCAACTAGAGCTGTCTTCAAAGCCTCTGGTCTTTGAGATTCATCTGATCCAATACCTATAGATATAATATATCCATGTTTTAATATGAGACTCAACAAAGAGGAAAAAAGGCTATATATATCGAGGCTAACTTGTTTGACAAGAAACCACAACGAGAGGCTTACCGTTGGCTATATCCAAGAGAAAATCTGACGGATTAACCCTTTCAACAGATGGAGAGTACCCAACGCTAGCAAAATAATCCATAGCGTTGGATCCAAGCCCAAAGTATATCGGATTACCTTCTGATAAGAGAAGAATCTTATCAAACATATAGAACAACCTACTAGAAGGTTGATGAATTGTTGTCACGACCGTTCTTCCACCGCGAGCCAGTTCCCACAAAACGGACACAATCCTCTGAGCGGTGGTGGAATCAAGACCAGAAGTAGGCTCATCAAGAAACAACAAACTAGGGTTTATAAGAATCTCTTGCCCTATGCTAACCCTTTTCCTCTCACCACCCGAAACACCTCTCAAGAAAGGTCCTCCTATGATAGTGTTCTTACATCTATCTAGACCCAACTCAGTCACGACCGCATCAGCTTGtttgatcttatcttgtttTTTGAAAGAGTTCGGAAGCCGGAGAAGCGCAGTGAAGACTAGAGTTTCGGTAACAGTTAAGTGAGGGTAAAGAGCATCGTCTTGAGTCACGAAACCGGTGGCTCGCTTCACACCTTTGGAGAATGGCTTGTTGTTGTATGTTATGTTCCCTGTGAGCTTCCCTTTCCCTTCGCTAACCCGCCCTCCTAGAGCGGTCAATAAGCTGGTCTTGCCACTTCCTGAGGGACCGAGCATAGCCAGGATCTCTCTCGGTTTAACGATCCCATTTACACCCTTCAAGATGGTCTTATCTTCGGTTTTGCCTTTGGTTTGACCTAGCCAGCTCTTTGGTTCCTTCACCTTCACCGTGTACACAACATTCTCAAACTGCTCCAAAACAACAAGAACAAAACTGAATCAGCAGATCTGTTATATTAACACacataaaatattgttataataattaaattacaaTATTCGTATAACGTACATATATCCCTTCTCATACTTGTAGATACACTTACACAAATCAACACTTCTTAACCTAATGAACCACATGTGTGTTTTCCATTTAACATATGTAAAAAACTGTATATACTCATAGAGTATGTATGagtaaataaatttgtatacCTTTAAAGTAATAGGAAGATTGGCCtttttaaaaactgaaaaaggAAGGGTTTGATCATCGTTATTATTCTCGATCTGAGCTTCAATATCAACAACCTCTTGATTATCCATTCCCAATATTGATCGATGCATAAATCCTCAGTCACAGGTAACTAACCGATCCAAACGAAATAAAATACTCTTCTACTAATTTAAAAACTCTTATTTGATAAACCGAATCGAGAAGGAGAGAAAGTTAAATgaagtttttggttttgttggCTCTTGGAGTTCTAGAGTCAGATCCGACAAAACTAAAACATGCAAGTCTTTTATTCAAATAAAGAGACAAAGGGTTCACGTAAGCAAAGTGAGAGCGTTTCAAGGATATATATAAGGAAGATACTTAGAAAAATGCTTCTGTTACTAAAGCACGCTTTTAGAGTGGGATGTTTGTTTCGATCCTTTGAAAAAGGAggatttgattaataaataacaaatcAATCAGAGATTTCTAcgcttttcttttgtttttctttaataaaaaaaaattgaaataacaaTGAAAATAAGAAtcttaaaaaacattttacatTACTTCAATCAACAAAAACTTTATAGTAGAATTTTTACATTACTTtatagtaaataaatattttctaaactagGGAAAGAGAGCATGGGAATGGTTTCTTCCAAATCACTAATTGAAATTATtgatttctttaaaataaaataacaagctttaattatgtaataaatatggCGAAGTACAAagctatttttaataaaataataaggaatagacaaaaacagaaaattaacACGGAATCTAGTAGTTCATTATTTATTTGTCGTCATTAATATTACAGTCCTCAGTAATAAAATCCATACAAATGAACAACAAACTATATAGTGACATTTCACCTAAAAAACTATATAGTgataatatgaaatttaaataacCATAAAATCTTTTGAAAAGTATGAAAATATTGATTCTATATTAGTTTTGAATTAATTTTCTCATCATTTTTATcaatgatattaaaaatataattggaacaaataaaatgttaataatctataaaaataaGTTTCTCGAAGTTTATTGATCATTCAATAAAGATTTCTATTCTCTATGATCATccaactattttattatttactaaCTGTACTACTagctcttatatatatatttttatatagttataattaaattttatttttgattggttCTTTTGCAACCGTTATAAACCGTCGAATATCACGTCGATATTTTATTTGGtgtaaaatgttaatatttgattaattatatgGTATCTTAgagtttgatttgttttctcGCAAGTGTGAATAGTACTCTTAGGGTTGCGtttgaaattaatatatatattatttcataagGTTTTAAGTCGTTCTAATTGGATGGTGGTTAACAAACAAGATATCTATTTCGATATATGCATCGAAACAGAACCAATAAACTAACATAAACATAATGGCAATATAAAAGATGACTGAACGTAAGAGATATTTGACCCTCCACTTAAGAAATCAAAGGTGGGAATTCGCAAGTGAAAGTAAGAGATGAGCACGCGATCAATTCATCCACTTAAAACAACTTACTGCTGTCGAAATGACAtgagtttaatttattagtgcTTGGACCTTTTTGATTGAATTGGGAGTTCCAAATTAAACCTGCATTTTCGTACTAGAGGATAAAAATTGTTTTCAGTGGAAACTAGGTAATTTAGGTAGTCACTCTTACAACTATTGAGAACTTTAACTATTGAGTTTTATTTCTATCGCTGGAGCTTGATATATGCTATACACAACACGAGCAGTCGAGTCCCACTTTGACGACGTGGCATAATTACTAGAGGCGTGCGTTTACAGTCTATTGAAAAATGCACTCAGGTTTagacttatttaaaaaaaaacatttctataaAAATTGACTAACTcacgttt encodes:
- the LOC106444671 gene encoding ABC transporter G family member 9, with translation MHRSILGMDNQEVVDIEAQIENNNDDQTLPFSVFKKANLPITLKFENVVYTVKVKEPKSWLGQTKGKTEDKTILKGVNGIVKPREILAMLGPSGSGKTSLLTALGGRVSEGKGKLTGNITYNNKPFSKGVKRATGFVTQDDALYPHLTVTETLVFTALLRLPNSFKKQDKIKQADAVVTELGLDRCKNTIIGGPFLRGVSGGERKRVSIGQEILINPSLLFLDEPTSGLDSTTAQRIVSVLWELARGGRTVVTTIHQPSSRLFYMFDKILLLSEGNPIYFGLGSNAMDYFASVGYSPSVERVNPSDFLLDIANGIGSDESQRPEALKTALVAVYKTNLLGNVINDLKGQDDQYNQSVESLGDSKRFGDWPTTWWQQFCVLSKRGLKQRRHDSFSGLKIGQVLFVSFLCGLLWWKTDLAHLQDQLGLLFFMSSFWAFFPLFQQIFTFPQERKMLEKERSSGMYRLSSYFMSRVVGDLPMELILPTIFLIITYWMAGLNPKPVNFFLTLLILLLHVLVSGGLGLALGALVMDQKTATTLGSVIMLTFLLAGGFYVRNVPVFISWIKYVSIGYYTYKLVILGQYTESEWYPCGENGKLKCYVGDFEGIKHIGFHGGLVSAFALALMLVGYRVVAYIALMRIGKTKSG